GGAAAACAGACCGCATTCCCGTCTTCGTTACGGGGCTCGATTTTTCATACCGCGCAGGTACGACGCACGCGCGAGGATCGGCACCTCATACGGCGCGCCTCACATCGAGTTTCCGAATCTCACCCGCCGCGAATTACGAAGCGGCATTCGGCTGCAGCATACAAAAAATTATCGGAAAAGACGGCTCGCCGTTTTTCACTTCTCCCGCCCTCCTTTCGTACGTTCAAACGTTCCGCGCGTATTTTTCCGAATCGCCGAATCTCTTCGATGCGGGAACGACGGGCATCGAATTGGGAATCCCGCAAAAAGACGTAAACGATTTGATTCGGGAAAGCGGCAATACGGTCGGAACGGAACGGGACAGAAGAAAAAAAGACGCGAACGGAGCGGAGACGATTGTCGGACAAAAGGATTCGGAGAACAACATCGCTCGAACGGGTACGGACGAAAAAGCGGTACATGAGGAAAAAACGTTTACCGAACGAACGGCGTTCTCGGAACGAAAAGCGCTCTCCGTCCGAAATTTTTACGAAAAAGAAGAGTGCGCGCTCGAGCGCTTAAAAAATATTTTATCGTCGGGCCGGAATATGAGCGAAGATGAGCGCAGAGTCGAAATCGAAAAGCTGCTCGCCGCGCGCGAATACCTGTATCTCCACTTTCCCGACGGCCTTAAAGCATCGTTCGACCTGTCGTTTTTAAAACGCGTCAGAGCGGAGATCGATTTTTTTATCAAAGACATCGAAGTCGGAAAATCGATATTGGAACGCGATTAAAAAACTGCGGCATACACGGCGAGCTTGCATAGCAAACTCGAAATTCGAACTTTTATCAAAGCCTCATGGATGTCGATAACCTTTTGCGCGGCCAAAGCTATGCCGAACTGAAAGAAAGCTATGTCATCTTTATCTGTACGCAGGATCCCTTCGGAGTGGGGTTACCCGTGTATACATTCCGCAGTGTATGCAGTGAGGACAGCAGTATTCTTCTTGATGACAAAAGCGTCAAAGTGTTTTATTTTATTTTCCACTTGACTTTTCGCTTCATCGTTTGTATATTTACAGTAATCCTTGCAGGGTTTTTCCTGCTTCGATACGCGATGCCCGTACGGGGTGTGTTTTTGTTGTATACTCCGTATTGTCAGGTTTTCCGAAAGGCAGTCGCGTCATTGGCAATTCGGCGAAACAAAGCCGAAAGAGGGATTCACAATGCGGAGCCGGACCGCAAATCCGGAATTGCGGGAAAGAGCAAGTAGGCGTTTTGCCGAACATCTTTCCCTCTTGTTTTTTTAAAGCGCAGAGCCGCGCGGAAGCAAACCGTGATACAGCGTATGCACGGCTGTACACGCACTGTAAAATCGCTTACAATGATCGTATGATCTTCCGTGCAGCCCGTCCGTCGGATATCCGCTCTATTATGGATATTGAAGCGGCATCCTTCGACGCCGCTACGCGCGAAAGCGAAGCCGTGTTTTTATCGCGCATCGAAATCTGTAAAAACTGTTTTATCGTCTTCGAAGATCCGTCCTCTCACGCACTTTGCGGCTATTTCAGCGCGGAAAAATGGGAACGTATCCCCGAAAGCGATAAAGCGTTTTCGCTCGAACACGACCCGGTCTCTTCGCACCGCCCTGCCGGCAGCGTGCTCTATTTGAGTTCATTCGCATTGCTTCCCGAATACCGCGGGTGCGGCATCGGGAAAAAACTCTTTTCTCAATCGGTCGAACGCTTTTCATCCGGCAATCCGGAAGTAAAAACCGCGCTTCTCCTCGTAAACGAAGCGTGGCGCGGCGCACTGCACATCTACAAAAAAAACGGGTTTTCTGAATTCCGCCGCATCGAAAATTTTTTTGCCGAAGACGGCGTAAAAACAGCCGGCATCGTCATGACGAAAGCGCTGTAAAACAGCATCACATACACACTCGATTTTGATTTTGACTAAATACGGTAAATCAATTACAATACGGCTTGTCAGGGAATGCAGCGTAAGACGGATGCCGGCAAAGCGCGCAAAAAACCTCTCTGAAAAATCGCGAATACGCGATTATCGATTTTTATCAATGAGGTATTTGTATGAAAGAATCCGAAGCGAAATCTTCCCCGTCTGAAAGCTGCGGCATTACGAGCGCGCTCTTTACCGACTTTTACGAACTTACGATGGCGCAGGGCTATTGGAAAGAAAAGATGAACCGCCCCGTCGTCTTCGATATGTTTTTCAGGCGCCAGCCGTGGGCGGGCGGTTTTTCCGTTCTCGCGGGAAATGAAACGCTCATCGACATTCTCACGTCGTTTCGATTCGGAGAGGCCGACATCGCGTACCTCGCCGAACAAAAGATATTCGATAAAGGTTTTCTCGATTATTTAAAGGATTTTTCGTTCGGAGGCGATGTCTACATGATGGACGAAGGATCGGTGATTTTTCCGCAGGAACCGCTCATTCGAATCCACGCAAATCTCATCGAAGCGCAGATCGTCGAAGGATTGATTTTAAATTACGTAAACTTTCAAAGCCTCATCGCGACGAAAACCGCCCGCGTATGGCTCGCATCGAACAAGGGGAGCCTCATGGAATTCGGTTTGCGCCGAGCGCAGGGTCCCGACGGAGCGATGAGCGCATCGCGCGCGGCTTTCATCGGCGGAGCTGCGGGAACGTCGAACACGCTTGCGGGAAAGCGGTACGGCATCCCCGTCATGGGAACGATGGCGCATTCGTGGATCATGTCGTTTTCGTCCGAGCTCGAAGCATTCCGTGCGTACGCGAAAATCTATCCCGAGCATTCTGTCTTTTTGATCGATACTTACGATACGCTGAAATCGGGGATCAAAAACGCGATCATCGCGGGCAAAGAACTCGCCGCAAAAGGATATAATTTCGGCGTACGCCTCGATTCGGGCGACATCTCCTATCTTTCGACGGAAGTGCGGAAAAAGCTCGATGCGGCGGGTTTGCCGAACGCGAAGATTTCCGTTTCGAACGAACTCACCGAAGATATCATTTCGACGCTTGTCGCCGAGCGCGTTCCGATCGACAGCTGGGGCGTCGGCACGCACATGGTAACCGGCGGAAAAGAATCGTCGTTTACCGGCGTGTATAAGCTTGCCGCCCGTCACGACAAAAAAACGGACACCCTCGCCCCTGCGATGAAGTTTTCGGACAATCCAGCGAAGACGACAAACCCCGGCATAAAAAACGTATTCCGCCTCTACGACGAGTGCGGTATGGCAAAAGCCGACATCCTCGCGCTCGACGGAGAAAAAATCGAAAAAGGAAAAGAATACCGCTACTATCACCCGATGATCGACTACCGCCAATTCGCTTTTACGGCATCCCGCATCGAGCCGCTTTTAAAAAAGCGAGTCGAAAGCGGAAAGCGTACGAAGGCTCGCATTCCCGATAGCGAACAGCTTGCGGTAAGCCGGAAGACGATGCGGGAGCAGCTCGAAACGTTCGACGAATCGTACAAGCGCTTATTGAATCCTCACATCTATAAAGTGTCGATAACGGAAAAACTGAAAGATTTGAAGCTGCGCTTTATCAAAGACAATATTAGCCTGAATGCGAGTTTCGAAAGTATTTCTAAATAAAGCTGTGCTTTCGGCGAGAACCCGTCTGCTTAGCCGCGGTCGAGCTTTTTATGACAGGCTTCCGCAAGCCTAACGCTCGAAACGGCACGCAGCCGGAACCTCGCCTCCGCATCATTTTATGTATTTTCGAAGCTCGCCGTTCATTGATACATGAAACGGTTGGAAGATTTCGAGTTTCAGAAAACTCGAAATCCAAGCTTATTAAAAAGCCGGCAGGCGGCTGTTATTTTCTGCCGCAAGCACGGTACACGTTTTTGAGGATCGCGTTTCCGAGTATGCCGCCCGCAACGAGCGCGATAAAAAAGATCCAGCCGGAAAGCGAAAAATTTGCGATCGGCGTATAGAGCGCGCCGACGTTGCAGCCGTTCGAAAGACGTGTGCCGAATCCCATTGCAAAGCCGCCTACGGCATAGATGAGTGCGTCGAGAGGCGTAATTTTAAGCCCGTTCGTAAAAGCCTTCGTAAACATACCCGCCATAAGCAGATAGATAAGAGTCCCGACGACGATGCCGATATTTTGCATATTCATCGGATTTTCGGCAAAGGGCATCGTAAAGGGACCGGCCGGCTTATTTGCAAACGATGTGATCGTATCGGTTGAGACACCGAAAACTCTCAGAAGTCTTCCGAACCAAAAGCCGAAGGGAGTGGACGCGCCCCATCCCGCCTTCGTAACGCCCATGAGCAGCGTAAACAAAACGGATAAAAGCACCGCGCCCTCGACGAGCGTCCACGGTTTTACAAAGAGGCGGTCGTAGGTAGCGCCGCTCAAAATTTTGTAATGAGAGCTGTCGATATTCGAGAGTTTATCCTGCACGGTTTCCGTGTCGACGCCGGTGTACGTATTCGACCGCTTGCGCTTTTTTTCGTAGAGATACGAGAGCGCGATAACAATGCCGGCGAAGACCATCGTTACGGCTACCGCTCCGATGTATTCGATGCGTTTGTTGCCGCCGAACCAGTCGGGAATAAATACGCCGTCCGGGAATGTCGCCGTCGAAACGAGGGATTTTTTTACCCAATCGGCTTTCGCTTGAATGGGAAACCCGACAAATACGCCGATGCAAAAAAAGAGGAGCGTGACGAGGGCGCGCGGAAAGCCGGTCACCAAATCGGTAAGCGTACCGGTTGCGCAGCACGATGAACAGCTCATTCCGAAGCCGAACAGAATGCCTCCGATGACAAGTCCCGCATTGATCGGGTTGACCCAGAGATCGTACTTTGTCGCGTCTCCGAAAATCAAAAACGATGCGGTGAGAACCGCCGAAAGAACGAACATGAGCATGAGCGCGCGCATGAGTTTCGTCGAACCTGCGCGATAGGCGCGGTTGATACTGCCGGCAAATCCGAAAAACGAGCGCGAAAGCACATAACCGAGAGCAAGTCCCATAACCCAGCGAAAAAAAACCATATCCGTTTTTAATGAAGCGGATCCCAACGCGATGCACAGAATAAGCAGCGCGACTCCGATAATCTTTTCAATCGTTTTCATATTGCCTCCCTTAATAATTAATATTTATTTGAAATTATATGCCGTAACGATAGGCTTCCTGTTTC
This Treponema socranskii subsp. buccale DNA region includes the following protein-coding sequences:
- a CDS encoding YeeE/YedE family protein; translated protein: MKTIEKIIGVALLILCIALGSASLKTDMVFFRWVMGLALGYVLSRSFFGFAGSINRAYRAGSTKLMRALMLMFVLSAVLTASFLIFGDATKYDLWVNPINAGLVIGGILFGFGMSCSSCCATGTLTDLVTGFPRALVTLLFFCIGVFVGFPIQAKADWVKKSLVSTATFPDGVFIPDWFGGNKRIEYIGAVAVTMVFAGIVIALSYLYEKKRKRSNTYTGVDTETVQDKLSNIDSSHYKILSGATYDRLFVKPWTLVEGAVLLSVLFTLLMGVTKAGWGASTPFGFWFGRLLRVFGVSTDTITSFANKPAGPFTMPFAENPMNMQNIGIVVGTLIYLLMAGMFTKAFTNGLKITPLDALIYAVGGFAMGFGTRLSNGCNVGALYTPIANFSLSGWIFFIALVAGGILGNAILKNVYRACGRK
- a CDS encoding GNAT family N-acetyltransferase, with translation MIFRAARPSDIRSIMDIEAASFDAATRESEAVFLSRIEICKNCFIVFEDPSSHALCGYFSAEKWERIPESDKAFSLEHDPVSSHRPAGSVLYLSSFALLPEYRGCGIGKKLFSQSVERFSSGNPEVKTALLLVNEAWRGALHIYKKNGFSEFRRIENFFAEDGVKTAGIVMTKAL
- a CDS encoding nicotinate phosphoribosyltransferase produces the protein MKESEAKSSPSESCGITSALFTDFYELTMAQGYWKEKMNRPVVFDMFFRRQPWAGGFSVLAGNETLIDILTSFRFGEADIAYLAEQKIFDKGFLDYLKDFSFGGDVYMMDEGSVIFPQEPLIRIHANLIEAQIVEGLILNYVNFQSLIATKTARVWLASNKGSLMEFGLRRAQGPDGAMSASRAAFIGGAAGTSNTLAGKRYGIPVMGTMAHSWIMSFSSELEAFRAYAKIYPEHSVFLIDTYDTLKSGIKNAIIAGKELAAKGYNFGVRLDSGDISYLSTEVRKKLDAAGLPNAKISVSNELTEDIISTLVAERVPIDSWGVGTHMVTGGKESSFTGVYKLAARHDKKTDTLAPAMKFSDNPAKTTNPGIKNVFRLYDECGMAKADILALDGEKIEKGKEYRYYHPMIDYRQFAFTASRIEPLLKKRVESGKRTKARIPDSEQLAVSRKTMREQLETFDESYKRLLNPHIYKVSITEKLKDLKLRFIKDNISLNASFESISK